Proteins co-encoded in one Leptospira montravelensis genomic window:
- a CDS encoding efflux RND transporter permease subunit, translated as MAVAIFIVLVSVFCIDKLTFADEISPEISKTIQITVNWPNKTAIQVEEKITKPWEQILKSISGYKSIESISEVGSSLIRLELREGIEIQNVIQSIRNEYLLQRHRFPEDSLFPRIKLGRLENQYILILQNIRNDPTKNRKGLEQKIRNISGLESLVHYSHKEREILVQIYSDWIQTQEFPSLSQIFTTIRNFQWGFQLDESLGIWFPKDYPPNKESFSKLGLPSRLGEGIKFSSLGKVAFEERAVRHGTRINGASSETMILNAESATSLYHLTNELKPILAEYNDWILLYSSHQELVNEFIRFIIILISVDLVLIIFSSYLNLERFHLAVYFFSYYTSLLLFLSVCSIFAYPLGKMNFFLFIVWKYFFAFVSSKRISFWNKKVSYSLFIFFLFVYLDWIPKVFGLILLANLYFYISISFLNSLFGHFVRIPFPQFKFRLFDTSFYFLRKVLDQSKQSKSLFKVLGIFVFFAMGILFSFFSSISLYSLTIPNGSIQMARLEFPTSIPEQETLRITKQVEDVILERNLTDLLVVKQSATNADFYFRLNELGVSNGMRNLPSESGYFHVLGESIVNSGHILRFSNAETSILERNILPLVPWIRNFPGVTEVILCFQPSVDGLELQSNAKFGSFLNFGKEELVSERSLDLQSAIVGRMLIDKKLTDIRFLVKQNKEVENYSGKGVKLSNGITLFDKSISHYKEIKTPGRIYHKNGDTSLELLVKGENIHWNELESKINKLLSEGPVRLSEISPQKKSETKSRAIFLFIWIFIYSFRKKSKLHSWMILILFLFLFRIQISIFGDEYLLFGATSITLVIFEIWSRDYINYLKHCIPLIFLVLIAYLFPGEGGKFLFEGLLLVSLFILMKFKLFSILDLFKTKTTF; from the coding sequence TTGGCCGTTGCAATATTTATTGTATTAGTTTCAGTTTTTTGTATCGATAAACTAACATTTGCAGATGAAATATCACCTGAAATTTCAAAAACGATTCAAATTACAGTTAATTGGCCAAATAAAACGGCAATTCAGGTAGAAGAAAAAATAACTAAACCTTGGGAACAAATTCTAAAATCTATTTCTGGATATAAAAGCATTGAATCCATTTCGGAAGTAGGGAGTTCCTTAATTCGGCTAGAATTAAGGGAAGGAATAGAAATACAAAATGTAATTCAATCCATTCGAAATGAATATCTATTACAAAGGCATAGATTTCCAGAGGATTCTCTTTTTCCTAGAATCAAATTAGGTAGGTTGGAGAATCAGTATATTTTAATATTGCAAAATATAAGAAATGACCCTACAAAAAATAGAAAAGGACTAGAGCAAAAAATACGTAATATTTCGGGACTAGAATCTTTGGTGCATTATTCCCATAAAGAAAGGGAAATCTTAGTTCAGATTTACTCAGATTGGATTCAAACTCAAGAATTTCCTTCTTTATCACAAATATTTACTACGATTAGGAATTTTCAATGGGGTTTTCAATTGGATGAATCACTTGGGATTTGGTTCCCAAAAGACTATCCGCCTAATAAGGAATCTTTTTCAAAATTAGGATTACCATCTCGATTGGGGGAAGGAATTAAATTTTCATCCTTGGGAAAAGTCGCATTTGAAGAAAGAGCGGTGCGGCACGGAACAAGAATTAATGGAGCCAGTTCGGAAACAATGATTTTAAACGCAGAAAGCGCTACTTCTCTTTATCATCTTACAAACGAACTGAAACCAATTCTCGCTGAATATAATGATTGGATTCTTTTGTATTCTAGTCATCAGGAATTAGTGAATGAATTCATAAGATTTATAATTATATTAATTTCGGTAGATTTAGTTTTAATTATTTTTTCTTCCTACTTAAACTTAGAAAGGTTCCATCTAGCTGTATATTTTTTTTCTTATTACACTTCGCTTTTATTATTTCTAAGTGTATGTTCTATTTTTGCCTACCCTTTGGGAAAAATGAATTTTTTTCTATTCATTGTATGGAAATATTTTTTTGCATTTGTTTCTTCTAAAAGGATTAGTTTTTGGAATAAAAAGGTATCGTATTCTCTTTTTATCTTTTTTCTCTTTGTTTATCTTGATTGGATCCCTAAAGTTTTTGGTCTTATTTTGTTGGCCAATTTGTATTTTTATATTTCTATATCCTTTCTTAATAGTTTATTTGGACATTTTGTTCGCATTCCTTTCCCTCAGTTTAAGTTCCGTTTGTTTGATACATCCTTTTACTTTCTTAGGAAAGTTTTGGATCAGTCAAAACAATCCAAATCACTTTTTAAGGTATTAGGGATTTTTGTATTTTTTGCGATGGGGATTCTTTTTTCCTTTTTTTCTAGTATTTCTTTGTATTCGTTAACAATCCCAAATGGATCGATCCAAATGGCAAGATTGGAATTCCCAACTTCTATCCCTGAGCAGGAAACCTTACGTATCACCAAACAGGTAGAAGATGTAATTTTAGAAAGAAATTTAACCGATTTACTAGTAGTGAAGCAGAGTGCGACAAATGCTGATTTTTATTTTCGTTTAAATGAGTTAGGTGTTAGTAACGGAATGAGAAATTTACCATCGGAATCAGGTTATTTTCATGTTTTGGGAGAGTCAATAGTAAACTCAGGTCATATTTTGCGGTTTTCCAATGCAGAAACTTCAATTTTAGAAAGAAATATTCTACCTCTGGTTCCTTGGATTCGGAACTTCCCTGGTGTAACCGAAGTTATTTTGTGTTTTCAGCCTTCTGTAGATGGTTTGGAATTGCAGTCAAATGCGAAATTCGGAAGCTTTTTAAACTTTGGTAAGGAAGAGTTGGTAAGTGAACGTTCGTTGGATTTACAGTCAGCCATAGTTGGTAGAATGTTAATTGATAAGAAATTAACTGACATTCGATTTTTAGTAAAACAAAACAAAGAAGTTGAAAATTACAGTGGGAAGGGTGTCAAATTATCGAATGGTATTACATTGTTCGATAAATCCATTTCTCATTATAAAGAAATAAAAACTCCAGGAAGGATTTATCATAAAAATGGAGATACGAGTTTGGAACTTTTAGTGAAAGGAGAGAATATTCATTGGAATGAGTTAGAATCTAAAATTAATAAACTTCTAAGTGAAGGCCCAGTAAGATTATCTGAAATTTCTCCGCAAAAAAAATCGGAAACGAAATCCAGAGCCATATTTTTATTTATTTGGATTTTTATATATAGTTTTCGTAAAAAATCTAAGTTGCATTCGTGGATGATTTTAATTCTTTTTTTGTTTTTATTTCGAATTCAGATATCTATTTTTGGTGATGAATACTTATTATTTGGAGCCACTTCTATTACGTTAGTAATTTTCGAAATATGGTCTAGAGATTATATAAACTATCTTAAACATTGTATCCCTTTGATTTTCCTCGTTTTGATTGCATATTTGTTTCCAGGAGAAGGTGGTAAGTTTTTATTCGAAGGCCTACTTCTAGTTTCTCTTTTTATACTAATGAAATTTAAATTATTTTCTATTTTAGATTTATTTAAGACCAAAACAACATTTTAA
- a CDS encoding TIGR04388 family protein — protein sequence MYSQLSLRHRIIFNFLVSNCIFFTYTIYGQSLSETWNPPVYQSTEYSEFYGGVYFSKSLDEWEYKVQEVLYQSMANWKVAADSVVEQMLTLENGSDAFINNEGYLDERRKSLFSEIAVFYSAWERDLIDDYFENRNSFLQKLETGRVDSLYFQRIGQVSMYEEYTIEEMKVAENRNRILESARDWEFQWNQTRQQGLDDFANSFTELESDYQDYLQSLSDTESRFAENLEAINSYKETIKFALKDMVSQLKLGLDSECSVDTGCQFKNFDGSFNEAGKLFSKFLLDLTEELNGPNIDPDSILTLVSTKIKDFLSNETNKAFTEYTFYNDQIYTYQTGFQINLDQTKTKFDLGGALWNLRYQSFWQLSSDKRYENWLAGGPGEVGYFGRVYDPELRVIFQSIHYSDFQTLISVINSKLGEGRRVQSMISANLYTDAYNFINNENFGGFYVPFDKAHHTSGNLLLDGGSKYGYWMAERSVSMSDQKRAEFQMGAIGYSVLYEMYDDNSYQTSLYWNGNYSQLGGQRDHFQDILLPAVSHWETKVKEYSDFYESWKDNRENLLAEATAKLEANRMELERSKEDWLQRLEDEKRNGIRSWTDLYKSGKETEMINPEISSWSPSQKSVPFQDSKFSEFQDLSNFNGAIDGITIGSSNLLFELQRSIVGVSQYASVLQMNTDLEELKQLEQKKLVNQMAYEIRWDSLGGRELTKEEKILLGNYDVNQLSKEEQNRFGTCYENPEQNVCQSLLKKEYDTVIDTRNGVLTLKKEIHNGLLAGKNSDGQYTAGKMDEVRYVQLSSLEKLQVAKTNDFFTIWEEDDWASLYQKKSEITESFLTHSLQKDKQFINSNLVSIQEKDNRNKELFLERKESQENADSIFQELAVAYLTGGAAGVKTSLTGKLESTINSEIAKAWITATGGSESDIQTASMLIDFMRGKMSAKKIQSRDQYISIKNPIQAFESIYAKTFTTTLKVLDAGTLGLTSSALSLIQAPSMAAYKTLVGEKQFNKTNDQIAGTGKRLEEIKANELMLVQNGISTAIAKSTGMPVEAISKFIGDKYSQMKAKQANKDMGKNPIFDFGSQIVGAIGGIAKTAIVALGMPEDEIQVILQDTNGIINAGNLNQNSFNKVSFGYTLQALGMQPSWTQHQSAYLDLHDSKAVIEDLGKKALSKELAKSLGVSETAIGQIVDSHYASYQKQKTDKKARSKAVRQTVVNAASVAITLGASGALSGVSSALSNIGKAVSTITNGILPATTQIGQVAATTLVQTVAGSHEGPKGAIAGFANGVLGGVTQGIGKIQSEFFKGLVPGIGITYSDKNGWGGSLGIGNTISNLSVSFSENGDTTLQGSQSLNGGVQLTADLTTNGATNLGLNYNPTGQGPRKDWNFTMMYDFNGGGLSGGIGYTNPNSTLGLTSTINKDGLSTSAEMTGVSIATNGSTGFQMDEMNFAEQNINAAQDASEIGNKVTSSTEKDSPDPEADLFQDFSDAGLALVGLLAGATTLATKLFLGGTPLPSQGAATNTVGVEGIERERRKEVEGEGDEPPERSTDHLDSELAHSNVIDLSNPEISDQVGVGRVDIPAFEFKSENVTTIDEFQKDVEAGAANRSLVYDSSTDKYVSETGKLYTADEVAALHQADVLAGIQYKTADGMQLGIVSSINSFFGNETALSSHVQNSDTNHREKNKFGEVVFTKYQVENFNKKDKINIYGSEFVKQNINGTDYFVREKNGELQSLILREDGRIMETCFQINRSIFGTSYSNGKIKLFDAIGKEITSSNSGQYNPNLSAAQALEDFDKIEAVKNSIFENFSKDSRLTSEKKLLELRLLGAETTDLENLLTKKRGKDKPLSGAALVEFEEYKRTREKKPLWSEPAGGYKTSTDALSSVNLIQDKTKETNAEYFQRLGNEIREASKVVDLSDQKKLNEHLASVAKILGSNLDGKISYAQELDINGKLEVSGANTVDSNGFRAVTGTDCIRWIGGVFSAAGYTGFGSFANLNTNTYLLADDVNRMNEMITNKQAHGNGVEFLRQASNLLERTSPLITSEAGNAVKGDGFKVPDLEVGQIGITRKPEPDKHGPMKSDHVYIIVDKRYNEETRQFEYKISESYLNHGPATRWISHPDSSYLKRSEFYKVKPQDQ from the coding sequence ATGTATTCTCAACTTTCGTTAAGACATCGTATTATATTTAATTTCTTAGTTTCCAATTGCATTTTTTTTACTTACACAATTTACGGTCAGTCACTTTCGGAAACTTGGAATCCACCTGTTTACCAGTCTACCGAATACTCCGAGTTTTATGGCGGTGTTTATTTTTCAAAATCGTTGGATGAGTGGGAATATAAAGTGCAAGAGGTTTTATACCAATCAATGGCTAACTGGAAAGTGGCAGCCGATTCTGTGGTTGAACAAATGTTAACCTTGGAAAATGGGTCTGATGCATTTATAAATAATGAAGGTTACTTAGATGAACGGAGGAAATCTTTATTTTCGGAAATTGCAGTTTTTTATTCTGCGTGGGAGCGGGACTTAATTGATGATTATTTTGAAAATCGAAATTCATTTCTACAAAAATTAGAAACCGGTAGAGTGGATTCCCTTTATTTTCAACGGATTGGTCAAGTTTCAATGTATGAGGAATATACAATTGAAGAAATGAAGGTCGCAGAGAATAGAAATCGAATTTTGGAATCAGCGAGGGATTGGGAGTTTCAATGGAATCAAACTAGGCAACAAGGCTTAGATGATTTTGCAAATTCGTTTACGGAATTGGAAAGTGATTATCAGGATTATCTTCAATCTTTATCTGATACAGAAAGTCGATTTGCGGAAAATTTAGAGGCAATTAATTCATATAAAGAAACAATTAAGTTCGCGTTAAAAGATATGGTATCACAATTGAAACTTGGATTGGATTCTGAATGTTCCGTAGATACAGGATGCCAGTTTAAAAATTTTGATGGTAGTTTTAATGAAGCAGGTAAGTTGTTTTCTAAGTTTCTTTTGGATCTAACTGAAGAGCTAAATGGGCCAAATATTGATCCAGATTCTATCCTTACTTTAGTTTCCACAAAAATTAAGGATTTTTTATCTAATGAAACAAATAAAGCATTTACAGAGTATACATTTTATAACGATCAAATTTATACATATCAAACGGGATTTCAAATAAATTTAGACCAAACGAAAACAAAATTTGATTTAGGTGGTGCGCTATGGAATCTTAGATATCAATCTTTCTGGCAACTATCTTCCGATAAACGATACGAAAATTGGTTGGCGGGTGGTCCTGGAGAAGTTGGTTATTTTGGTCGAGTTTATGACCCAGAATTACGAGTAATATTTCAATCAATCCATTATTCTGATTTTCAGACTTTAATATCTGTTATAAATAGTAAGTTAGGTGAAGGCAGACGTGTCCAATCAATGATATCTGCCAATTTGTATACGGATGCATATAATTTTATTAATAACGAAAATTTTGGAGGTTTTTATGTTCCTTTTGACAAGGCGCACCATACTTCCGGAAATTTATTGTTAGATGGAGGTAGCAAATATGGGTATTGGATGGCGGAGAGAAGTGTTTCTATGTCAGACCAAAAGAGAGCTGAATTTCAGATGGGTGCAATCGGGTATTCAGTCCTATACGAAATGTACGATGATAATTCATATCAAACATCATTATATTGGAATGGAAATTATTCTCAGTTAGGTGGACAGAGGGATCATTTCCAGGATATTTTGTTGCCTGCAGTTTCTCATTGGGAAACAAAAGTGAAAGAATACTCGGATTTTTATGAAAGTTGGAAGGATAATCGTGAAAATTTATTAGCTGAGGCTACTGCCAAACTAGAAGCCAATCGAATGGAATTGGAAAGATCCAAAGAAGATTGGTTGCAACGTCTAGAGGATGAAAAACGAAACGGGATTCGTTCATGGACAGATTTATATAAAAGCGGGAAAGAAACTGAAATGATTAATCCGGAGATTTCATCTTGGTCTCCTAGTCAAAAATCAGTACCGTTTCAAGATTCAAAATTTTCTGAATTTCAAGATTTAAGTAATTTTAATGGGGCAATAGATGGCATAACAATTGGTAGCAGTAATCTTTTGTTTGAATTACAAAGAAGCATCGTAGGTGTAAGTCAATATGCATCAGTCTTACAGATGAATACTGATTTAGAAGAGTTAAAACAGTTAGAGCAAAAGAAACTAGTAAACCAAATGGCTTATGAAATTCGCTGGGATTCTTTGGGGGGAAGGGAATTAACTAAGGAAGAAAAAATTCTACTTGGGAACTATGATGTAAATCAACTATCTAAAGAGGAACAAAACCGGTTTGGAACCTGTTATGAAAATCCAGAGCAGAACGTTTGTCAGTCATTATTAAAAAAGGAATATGATACCGTCATCGATACGAGAAATGGTGTTCTTACTTTAAAAAAAGAAATTCATAACGGTTTACTTGCAGGAAAAAATTCTGATGGGCAATACACTGCTGGGAAAATGGACGAAGTACGTTATGTTCAGTTAAGTTCTTTGGAAAAATTACAGGTAGCCAAAACGAATGATTTTTTTACGATTTGGGAAGAAGACGACTGGGCTTCTTTATACCAAAAAAAATCGGAAATCACTGAATCTTTTTTAACACATTCTCTTCAAAAAGATAAACAATTTATAAATTCAAATTTGGTTTCTATACAAGAGAAAGATAATCGTAATAAGGAATTATTTTTAGAAAGAAAAGAATCACAAGAAAATGCGGATTCCATTTTTCAAGAATTGGCAGTGGCGTATTTAACTGGAGGTGCTGCCGGCGTGAAAACTTCCTTAACTGGAAAACTAGAGTCTACCATTAATAGTGAAATTGCAAAAGCCTGGATAACCGCAACTGGTGGGAGTGAATCGGATATTCAAACAGCATCCATGTTGATTGATTTTATGAGAGGGAAAATGTCCGCCAAAAAAATTCAGTCTCGCGATCAATATATATCAATTAAAAATCCTATCCAAGCTTTCGAGTCGATATATGCTAAAACATTTACGACAACATTAAAGGTTTTGGACGCCGGTACTCTTGGTTTAACATCTTCTGCATTAAGTTTGATACAGGCACCTTCAATGGCGGCCTATAAAACTTTAGTTGGGGAAAAACAATTTAATAAAACAAATGATCAAATTGCAGGGACTGGTAAACGTTTAGAAGAAATAAAAGCAAATGAACTGATGTTAGTTCAAAATGGGATTTCCACAGCAATCGCTAAGAGCACGGGGATGCCAGTAGAAGCGATTTCAAAATTTATTGGTGATAAATATAGTCAGATGAAGGCGAAACAAGCAAATAAGGATATGGGAAAAAATCCCATTTTCGATTTTGGATCACAAATTGTGGGAGCCATTGGTGGAATTGCAAAAACGGCAATTGTTGCTTTGGGAATGCCAGAAGATGAAATTCAAGTAATTCTGCAAGATACGAATGGAATTATCAATGCGGGGAATTTAAATCAAAACTCATTTAATAAAGTTAGCTTTGGTTATACTTTGCAGGCATTGGGAATGCAGCCGAGTTGGACTCAACACCAAAGTGCCTACTTAGACCTTCACGATTCAAAGGCAGTTATCGAAGACCTTGGGAAAAAAGCCCTTTCAAAAGAATTGGCAAAATCTTTGGGTGTTTCAGAGACAGCCATTGGACAGATTGTCGATTCCCATTATGCTTCTTATCAAAAACAAAAAACAGATAAAAAAGCCAGATCGAAAGCAGTAAGACAAACAGTAGTGAATGCAGCCTCTGTTGCGATAACTTTGGGAGCAAGCGGAGCTTTATCAGGCGTTAGTTCTGCACTTTCCAATATCGGAAAAGCAGTCAGCACTATAACGAATGGAATACTTCCTGCTACGACTCAAATTGGGCAAGTGGCAGCTACCACCTTGGTACAGACAGTCGCTGGAAGTCATGAAGGACCTAAAGGAGCTATCGCAGGTTTTGCAAACGGAGTTTTAGGTGGGGTTACACAAGGTATTGGAAAAATCCAATCTGAATTTTTTAAAGGTTTGGTTCCGGGGATTGGTATTACTTATTCCGATAAAAATGGTTGGGGTGGTTCTCTGGGAATTGGAAACACTATTAGTAATTTGAGTGTTAGTTTTTCCGAGAATGGAGATACTACTTTACAAGGTTCTCAGTCTTTGAATGGTGGGGTGCAACTCACGGCAGATCTCACAACCAATGGAGCCACAAACTTAGGTTTAAACTATAATCCTACAGGTCAGGGTCCAAGGAAGGATTGGAATTTTACTATGATGTATGATTTTAATGGAGGTGGTTTGAGTGGAGGTATTGGTTATACGAATCCAAATTCTACACTGGGATTAACCTCTACCATTAATAAAGATGGATTGTCTACGTCTGCAGAAATGACCGGTGTTAGCATTGCAACGAATGGTTCTACTGGATTCCAGATGGATGAAATGAACTTCGCCGAACAGAATATCAATGCAGCTCAAGATGCAAGTGAAATAGGGAATAAGGTTACTTCGTCGACTGAAAAAGATAGTCCTGATCCAGAGGCTGATTTGTTTCAAGATTTTTCAGATGCAGGGTTGGCACTTGTTGGTTTACTGGCTGGTGCTACCACCTTGGCCACCAAACTATTTTTAGGTGGCACTCCTCTTCCTTCGCAAGGAGCAGCAACAAATACGGTAGGTGTTGAAGGTATTGAGAGGGAGCGCAGGAAGGAGGTAGAAGGAGAGGGTGATGAACCGCCAGAAAGATCTACAGATCACTTAGATTCAGAATTGGCCCATTCCAATGTTATTGATCTGTCGAATCCAGAAATTTCAGATCAAGTAGGAGTTGGCAGGGTTGATATTCCGGCTTTTGAATTTAAAAGTGAAAATGTTACAACGATTGATGAGTTCCAGAAGGACGTAGAGGCAGGTGCAGCCAATAGAAGTTTGGTCTATGATTCCTCCACAGACAAATATGTTTCGGAGACTGGAAAGTTATATACAGCTGATGAAGTAGCTGCTCTACACCAAGCGGATGTTCTCGCTGGTATACAATACAAAACTGCAGACGGTATGCAACTCGGAATTGTTAGTTCTATCAATTCATTTTTTGGGAATGAAACTGCTTTAAGTAGTCATGTTCAAAACAGCGATACAAATCATCGGGAGAAAAATAAATTCGGAGAAGTTGTCTTTACTAAATATCAAGTAGAAAACTTCAACAAAAAAGATAAAATCAATATTTATGGCTCCGAATTTGTTAAACAGAATATTAATGGAACTGATTACTTTGTGAGAGAGAAAAATGGAGAATTACAATCGCTGATTCTAAGAGAAGACGGAAGGATCATGGAGACATGTTTCCAGATTAATCGATCCATATTTGGCACTAGTTATTCAAATGGTAAAATTAAACTATTTGATGCAATAGGAAAAGAAATTACAAGTAGTAACAGCGGACAATATAATCCCAATCTATCTGCTGCCCAAGCATTGGAAGATTTTGATAAAATTGAAGCAGTTAAAAATAGTATTTTTGAAAATTTTTCAAAAGATAGTAGGCTGACTTCAGAGAAAAAGCTTTTAGAATTAAGATTATTGGGTGCGGAGACAACCGACTTGGAAAACCTATTAACAAAAAAAAGAGGTAAGGACAAACCTTTAAGTGGAGCAGCACTCGTTGAATTTGAGGAATACAAACGTACTAGAGAAAAGAAGCCACTATGGTCTGAACCAGCAGGTGGTTACAAAACCTCGACGGACGCGCTGTCTTCTGTGAATTTAATTCAGGATAAAACGAAAGAAACAAATGCTGAATATTTCCAAAGATTGGGAAATGAAATTCGTGAAGCATCCAAAGTTGTTGATTTGTCAGATCAGAAGAAGTTAAATGAGCATTTGGCTTCAGTGGCAAAAATACTGGGTTCCAATTTGGATGGAAAAATTTCTTACGCGCAAGAATTAGATATTAATGGTAAACTTGAAGTATCAGGTGCAAATACTGTTGATTCCAATGGATTTCGGGCTGTCACTGGGACTGATTGTATTCGCTGGATTGGTGGAGTATTCTCGGCTGCAGGATATACTGGCTTTGGATCTTTTGCCAACTTAAATACAAATACCTATCTGCTAGCTGATGATGTTAATCGCATGAATGAAATGATTACTAATAAGCAAGCTCATGGAAACGGGGTGGAGTTTTTAAGACAAGCATCTAATTTATTAGAGAGGACAAGTCCACTTATTACAAGTGAAGCAGGAAATGCAGTTAAAGGCGACGGTTTTAAAGTGCCTGATTTGGAAGTTGGCCAAATAGGGATAACTAGAAAACCGGAGCCGGATAAACATGGACCGATGAAATCAGATCATGTTTATATCATTGTAGACAAGCGATACAATGAAGAAACTCGACAATTTGAGTATAAAATTTCTGAGAGCTATCTAAATCATGGGCCGGCAACTCGTTGGATCAGTCATCCAGACTCTAGTTATCTAAAACGAAGTGAATTTTATAAGGTAAAGCCGCAAGATCAATAG